From a region of the Canis lupus dingo isolate Sandy chromosome 5, ASM325472v2, whole genome shotgun sequence genome:
- the LOC118354760 gene encoding polyunsaturated fatty acid (12S)/(13S)-lipoxygenase, epidermal-type-like — protein sequence MESAGGRVPCGRPGFLRLLHLQLDWYSWIPNGPCTMRKPPPVSKDVTEKDIMDSLPTAHQAHMQKTFTKFLGRRQPIMVETDAWALGAGGERRRLRRGGILG from the coding sequence atggagtcgGCGGGAGGTCGAGTGCCCTGTGGTCGGCCTGGGTTCCTGAGGCTCCTGCACCTGCAGCTGGACTGGTACTCCTGGATCCCCAACGGCCCGTGCACCATGCGGAAGCCCCCGCCCGTCTCCAAGGACGTGACAGAGAAGGATATAATGGACTCGCTGCCCACGGCCCACCAGGCCCACATGCAGAAGACCTTCACAAAGTTCCTTGGCAGACGCCAGCCCATCATGGTGGAGACCGATgcctgggccctgggggctgGCGGGGAGAGGAGGCGGCTTAGGAGGGGTGGTATTCTTGGCTGA